Proteins encoded by one window of Shewanella avicenniae:
- the adk gene encoding adenylate kinase, whose amino-acid sequence MRIILLGAPGAGKGTQAQFIMEKYGIPQISTGDMLRAAVKAGTPLGLEAKKVMDAGQLVSDDLIIGLVKERIAQDDCANGFLLDGFPRTIPQADAMVANGIKIDHVIEIDVPDEEIVKRMSGRRVHPGSGRVYHVVFNPPKVEGKDDVTGDELVIRPDDEETTVRKRLNIYHEQTEPLVAYYGKMAETNDVKYSKFDGTQAVAAVSDAIVTALA is encoded by the coding sequence ATGCGCATTATCCTTCTGGGTGCCCCAGGTGCCGGTAAAGGTACTCAAGCTCAATTCATCATGGAAAAGTACGGTATTCCGCAAATTTCTACTGGTGATATGCTGCGTGCAGCAGTAAAAGCAGGCACTCCCCTGGGTCTGGAAGCCAAGAAAGTTATGGATGCTGGTCAACTGGTATCTGATGACTTGATTATTGGTTTGGTTAAAGAGCGTATCGCTCAAGATGATTGCGCTAACGGATTCCTGTTAGACGGTTTTCCTCGCACTATTCCGCAAGCGGATGCAATGGTGGCAAACGGTATCAAGATCGACCACGTAATCGAAATTGACGTACCCGATGAAGAAATCGTAAAACGCATGAGCGGTCGCCGCGTACACCCAGGTTCTGGTCGCGTATATCACGTAGTATTTAATCCACCAAAAGTGGAAGGCAAAGATGATGTGACTGGCGATGAGTTGGTGATCCGTCCTGACGACGAAGAAACCACTGTGCGCAAACGTCTGAACATCTATCACGAGCAAACTGAACCATTGGTTGCTTACTATGGCAAAATGGCCGAAACCAATGATGTTAAATACAGCAAGTTCGACGGTACTCAAGCCGTTGCAGCAGTCAGCGACGCTATCGTGACCGCATTAGCTTAA